Below is a genomic region from Nilaparvata lugens isolate BPH chromosome 8, ASM1435652v1, whole genome shotgun sequence.
ggattaagttatcaacattttgttaataactttggtgtaaatgcagcttaagCGTTCCCAATTTAGTACTGTATTTTTAGAACTTTAAAATCAGTGATTTATGTCAACTTTCAACTTGAATGGATATATCTGTAGAATGtgagttattaataacaatagtCTATAGTTTCTATCGAAAATAATTTCCAGATTATTATTCAtagcatttattattattttaattaaattctAGAACAATATTGTGCTAACTCTTAGctttaattaatattgaaacatAAATGTTCATAGTAATAAGTATTGTGCTTTTATATTgtacttgaataattttgtaataaaattgttcttcatttgtagattttattttttgtttttaccaTACCAAATGTTGGTGAATTGTCATACCTTTTCTcgatattaattcatttatttattctttattgctGTCGTACATTCATATTTATGAGTTGATCATGAATAATGCTCAATAAAAACGATTTTTGACGTTACAGCATAATCTTCAAAAAGGTATAAGCTGATATCCATGAATCCTGTATAGCTTTATGATGAAgagaacaaaaatgaaaaaaattgtaaatattcaGGTAAACATCACTTCATATTTgggatgatgataataataattgtgtaaTTTACTCAAATTTTGTCTGAATACATTTTCgctttttgtgtagttcagaagttgatattgtggtgattattcatattaaataaaaagactaagaagttgtcgAAACcgcagattttattgaaagttagaaagaccggtttcggttgttacacctttgtcaatctctgatataatttgtgtaaaattataattaaattgtaattgaagaagttttaggcaatagcctgttttttcttttccgattcttgtatttttttgctaaccttataaataaataaataaaataagttgagacttggccctccatcctaagaaattacagggttgccaaatcgtgtaaaattgcaactttctcaaatttccaattcaacgtcagaattggatgtggAATATCATctccgatatcctagtagtgctagaaaagtTTCAGGGATGAAGGatcaaaaggaaatttaacttttatgataaaattggaaacatcgcgaaaatttgtttttcttttgaatatcacttctctcagaatcatgaggcgtcgtaatgcgtaataattttacatcaaattaactgggagaatgtctcctttctattggtatctggataatttttatccgacctatagttattttttaattaatgtttatgttcgtcaatgtcgagacatttagAGCAGAAAACATGCAATTTTCgaagaaactttctcgctttcacacctacttatcttttgaaacaaaaaagtttctagcatgtcgaaaatttattacgcattacgacgcctaatgattctgagagaagtgatattcaaaagaaaaacaaattttcgcgatgtttccaattttatcataaaagttaaattttcttttaatccttcaaaccTGGATCTTTTCCAGCAACtaggatgatattctacatccaattctgacgttgaattgaaaatttgagaaagttgcaattttacacgaattggcaatcatgtaatttcttcggatggagggccaagtctcaacttattttacacaaactataggctcaactcacacttacgcgactcaggtcgagaagagactgctactctagtctcttctcgacgcagcatgtgttttcaaatggtgacactcagaccagtcgactctagtctccgcgacgtcaccatttgaaaacacaacatgctgcgtcgagaagagactaaagtcgcagtctcttctgaGCGCGACtttagtctcttctcgacgcagcatgtgttttcaaatggtgacactcagaccagtcgactctagtctccgcgacgtcaccatttgaaaacacaacatgctgcgtcgagaagagactagagtagcagtctcttctcgacctgagtcgcgtaagtgtgagttgagcctatagtttgtgtaaaataagttgagacttggccctccatcccaagaaattacagggttgccaaatcgtgtaaaattgcaactttctcaaatttccaattcaacgtcagaattggatgtagaatatcatccccgatatcctagtagtgctagaaaattttcagggttgaaggatcaaAAGGAAATtaaacttttatgataaaattggaaacatcgcgaaaatttgtttcTCTTTTGATTATCACTtttctcagaatcatggggcgtcgtaatgcgtgatAATTCTATATCAAATtgacggggagaatgtctcctttccattggtgtctggataatttttatccgacctatagttattttttaattaatgtttatgttcgtcaatgtcgataCATTTCGAgcataaaacatgaaattttcgacatgctacaaacttttttgtttcaaaagataagtaggtggtgaaagcgagaaagtttctcagaaataattgaaataatttttccaattgtcaaacgtactcggaacaacgtattttggcctctcaggagtttcaaagtcaagttaaattttcttttaatccttcaaaccTGGAtcttttctagcactactaggatatcgggaaatttgagaaagttgcaattttacaagAATTGGCAACCAtttaatttcttcggatggagggccaagtctcatcttattttacacaaactataagcATCAGcctcagagtttatcagagattgacaatggtgtaacaactgaaaccggtctttctaacttttcattaaatctgtggtttttgacaatttcttagtctttttatttaatatgaatagatTTTGTATTCCAGACTATTGTTGTGTAATTTTCACTATTattgttttgtagaaattggaAGTAGTTTTGAGTAGATATCTCCTTGTAGGTTTTGTTTGGGGTTTATCGAAAGTTTTAACAAGTTTTAGAATCCCGTAGTTTCTTAGTctctttctcaaatacagtatCAAACTAATACTAACGGTATTATATACCGTATATATACGAATACTGACCACGAATACTGGTTAGAGTGGTCAACTTAGTTGctacttttttaaattattgtaatttgttatgttttttgtgaaaggaatcaataaatttcaatttttcaatattatgtagAAAACTGGATTCGCAAGTATCAGTATCAGTTCCCGTGACGTTTCCTCTTTGGAGTTTTCCTCTCTGGAAGCATTCAGTCTACtgagtctaatcgacaaattggcaactgcgcttctacctatgactctattcatcactgCAATTGgatgatctccctccatttctctgcgccgcatattcctccaagtcagaagtaattttgtacggagtatagtaGAGAAAACCTGATATTGGCTACCCTTACTGGTTGGTGCAAAGCAGATTGAAAGAGTTAGGTTGTCCActacgacaggacaagtgtgtagAACATGTGTGAAAGTCCGTTCACACATACTTGTCCTGTCGTAAGTCGCCACCCTGACAGAGCGCATGCTCAATACTCTATTCCACCTCATGCTGCTTCCATTTGAAATTCATTGGCCGTTTCACACTTACCGATTATATTATTGGCAGTTTCACACTTACAGATTGTCGGATGACACTGAGAAtattgtcctctgattggctaattctcaccaacagctGATTCTTAGCCAATCGAAGGGCAAattctctcatcatcatccctcacactcattacccacgcacaagcctaagagttatgtgggcatcaccctcagtattactagtagttctgtgaacagtagacctcacacagtattctcatccaaaagtacctgattgaaactatagatcttatggaaatagagcaatagactggcttctccacacatctgtgtagtcacttgtcagctgatttatgatgaataattctatagtctgattttactttccctgccctattaccataggtaaggaaagtattgctttccgaaaaaaattaaggtaccccaatttctaaatttctatacgtttcaaggtcccctgagtccaaaaaagtggtttttgggtattggtctgtatgtgtgtgtataagtgtatgtgcgtctgtgtacacgatatctcatctcctattcaacggaatgacttgaaatttggtacttaaggtccttacactatgaggatccgacacgaacaatttcgatcaaatgcaattcaaggcggataaaatggcaaaaatgttgtcaaaaacagggtttttcgcgattttctcgaaaacggctccaacgattttgatcaaattcatttataagctctatcaactgctacaaatcccatatctgtaaaaatttcaggagcaccgccccatctatgcaaagtttgattttagattcccaattatcaggcttctgatacaatttaaacagaaaatttcaagtggaaaggattgagcataaaaatctctacaattaatgtccagtagcattttcacctacaattcaaaataaactcgaaattcgagaaaataagattattcaattgcaaactgttggcaactgttgattctattaaatcattcactatgaagagatagcagacctcgtgtgtttccacaGATTGCAAGAGTTAAGgaggccactaacgacaggacaagtgtgttgaacatgtgtgaaTATCCGTTCACACATGCTCGACATACTTGTCCTGTCGTAAGTTGCCACCCTGACAGAGCGCATGCTCAATACTCTATTCCCCCTCATTCAGCTTCCATTTGAAATCTATTGGCCGTTTCACACTTACCGATTATATTATTGGCAGTTTCACACTTACAGATTGTCGGATGACACTGAGAAtattgtcctctgattggctaattctcaccaacagctGATTCTCAGCCAATCAAAGGACAATTCTTGCTTTTTTAGctatttatatcaatttgaGTACTTATCTTGATGCACTCTTCACAAATGATGACTAAAACAGCAAGGGAGTGCAATAGTCTGTAGGTTGTACTCTATCATTCTAGCATATATGTTAACTTaccatatatattataaatttaaattgaattctgAGTGTTGGCCTGCAATCGGTAAGTGTTCAAATTTCCATTCTTGTGAATGAATTGTCTATGGTAAAATATTGACAGaaccaatttttcattttgttgataaattgaTGATTTACTCACTTATTCTGTTGTTGCTGAGAGAGAGTACTTTGAGATGTGTTGGACCGTTGAGCGAAGTACTTGGTATCAATGTTAGACTGTTATCATTCAACCACAGTTcctgaaaatacaatatttattaagCATCTCGTACAAGttgtgaatcaataaatgaataatgggGCCGAAGCTTGAAcattaactatagtgaggtccataaTATGattcaaaacttccaaactttgaataaataccacaaaccatgggatatattcttGTGCTATCACCTATATGATACATTATCACCAAAATATGTTACAGTATAATTTCAacgtgatacacaacaccataatttgatacaaaacttccaaactttgaatgaattttacaaaccatgggatatcttctaatgctatattttctctattgtatcaccatagatgatacagtatcactacaAAAACAGTATcatcacacatgatacagtatcaagacAAAATGGTACACAACAAATACCAtagtttgatacaaaacttccataCTAAATGAATTCCACAAaccatcttcttatgctatcttttctctattgtatcACCATGGATTACACAGTATcacaacaaaatgatacagtatcaccacaatatgttACAGTATCACAACACATGATACACTATCATCTcagcttgatacacaacaccataatttgatacaaaagttccaaactttgaatgaattccacaaactatgggatatcttcctATGCTATCACtatacatgatacagtatcaccacataatgatacagtatcaccacacatgatacagtatcaccacacatgatacagtatcatctcaactttacaacacaacaccataattcgatacaaaacttccaaacattgaatgaattccacaaaccatgggatatcttcttatgcaatcttttctctatgatattatacaatgtgaaatatattgaaacaaaatttccattaatttgttttgaatttcaCTCACCCTCAAATTATCACAACCCTTAAGGAGTCCCTCTTCTATAGCCTTGATCTGGTTGTCGGACAAATCCAGGACTCTAAGGTTGGACAGTCCATGGAACTCGCTACTAGAGAAGATGGGGTTGAGGCTGTCTCCCAGAAGATTCCCGCTTAGACGGAGTTCCTGGAGAGAGTCCTGGAGTCCCAGGAACACTCGCTCCGGTAGTCGACGGAGGGAGTTGTGTGAGAAGTCCATAACTCGGAGGGGTAATcctgaaataattgaaatagaacATTATTTAATATCATCGGTTATTCTAGCTCTGACAATGAAATGGAACACTTGTGGAGTTATAAAATAGCTGTGATTTTAGATTTAGAAGTAAGTCTGGGTTTCTTTactacttctttttcttatttttcttcttacaTTTCCTGCTATCTTCTTCACCTGTCGTCgtcgtctttttcttcttcttcttcttctcttcttcttcttctttcttcttcttcttcttctcttgttcttcttcttcttcttcttcttcttctcctctttattttttcatcttcttctccttccttttctCCAGCCTCCTTCTACTGTTTCCCCTTCTTCCACCTCCTTCTcttgttttcttcttcctttgaTCCtgtctccttcctcttctccttattcttctacttctatattctttttcttcttcttttcaatctacttcttctacttattcttatcgcttgttgttgttgttcttcttcttctcctcctgtttattttcttttatcttcttctccttccttttctCCAGCCTCCTTCTACTGTTTCCCCTTCTTCCGCCTCCTTCTcttgttttcttcttcctttgaTCCtgtctccttcctcttctccttattctcctacttctatattcttcttcttcctcttcctgcttattcttctccttctcctcttcttcttcttcttcttcttcttctccttcttcttcttcttctcttcttcttcttcttcttcttctttttattcctCTTGCTTTTTTCAATCTTCTACTTCTTATCGCTTCTTGTTGTTTCTCTTGTTCTCATTCTcctacttttttcttcttttccttcttcatcttccattTCCTAATCTTCTACTTCTGCTCCCTCTCCAGCCTCATTCTTCTACGTCCTCTTCTTCCACCTTCTTCTTTTAAAGGAGGAGATCCTTCTTTTCctgtcttctacttcttcttcttctccgaaattcttttttttcttcttcctcttcttccgcCTCCTTCTcttgttttcttcttcctttgaTCCtgtctccttcctcttctccttattcttctacttctatattctttttcttcttcttttcaatctacttcttctacttattcttatcgcttgttgttgttgtgttcttcttcttctccgaaattcttttttttttcttcttcttcttttccttcttcatcttccattTCCTAATCTTCTACTTCTGCTCCCTCTCCAGCCTCATTCTTCTACGTCCTCTTCTTCCACCTTCTTCTTTTAAAGGAGGAGATCCTTCTTTTCctgtcttctacttcttcttcttctccttcttcttcttctttttcttcttcttttcaatctacttcttctacttattcttatcgcttgttgttgttgtgttcttcttcttctccttccttttctCCAGCCTCCTTCTACTGTTTCCCCTTCTTCCGCCTCCTTCTACTGTTTCCCCTTCTTCCACCTCCTTCTcttgttttcttcttcctttgaTCCtgtctccttcctcttctccttattctcctacttctatattctttttcttcttcttttcaatctacttcttctacttattcttatcgcttgttgttgttgtgttcttcttcttcttctttttcttcttcttctttttcttcttcttttcaatctacttcttctacttattcttctacttctatattctttttcttcttctttcttcttcttcttcttctccgaaattcttttttttttcttcttctttcttcttcttttcaatctacttcttctacttattcttatcgcttgttgttgttgtgttcttcttcttctccgaaattcttttttttttcttcttcctttgaTCCtgtctccttcctcttctccttattcttctacttctatattcttcttcttcctcttcttccgcCTCCTTCTCTTGTTTTCTTCTCCTTTGATCCtgtctccttcctcttctccttattctcctacttctatattcttcttcttcttcttcttctcttcttcttcttctccgaaattcttttttttttcttcttcctcttcttccgcctccttctcctttccttttttctctattctctctttctcctgaTCAGAGCTTTCtgctattatataataataattattaatctgtCATTTTCAAACTACCTACTaatttttacagatggaattaaatagagaatacattaattcaaatgctaattaatatatgattattattatttaacgaaaatcctaaataaatgctgaaaATCACCCCggagacctctgctactgcagacattgacaacagggttaacagctagatggaaattcgatgagaactactatccaaaaattagttgccagccttgatttgcagcatttatttaggattttcgttaaataataattatatattaattagcatttgaattaatgtattctctatttaattccatctgtaactggttggccgctgtggctccgtataaaatgagcgctgctatccagagattgtcagtttggtgtaagggcaagcatacctgactagcaattgggaagTACCGgattcgattcccgggctggcaactaatttttggataatagtactcatcgaatttccatctagctgttaaccctgttgtcaatgtctgcagtagcagaggtcttcggggtgattttcagcatttatttaggattttcgttaaataataattatatatctacTAATTTTTCTACTCTTAATTGCATTAGGCTAACTCTTTTTTTTAATCCAAGTTATGTCAGATTAACTTatcaaatttttacacaatacTATTTTGTTTTCATGATactattgtttattttgtttaattatgtACATATATTTTGTAATGCTGTTTTTGTGCAATGGGTCTGTCGAAACCTAGCACagcaatcaataaaatcaatcaatcaatctccttcttcctcttattccgtctccttcttcttcctcctatcatgcctccctcttctcctcctcatacttctccttcatctcctgtcttcttcttctttttcttcttcttcttcttcttcttctttttcttcttcccctctctcttctcctcctggCTTCCTCTTGTTCCCTATtcttatgaaaataatatcgtgtgacctggctggctcaggtctggtgtcagagttttcaggttgcaactgatcaatttcagggcctctgacatgacccaacgactgctttttaggcagccgggaccgacggcttaacatgtccatccgaaacacgggagtggcccgagaaaaatatcttaccCGGgctgggatttgaacccgggcctttggattacaaagccagcatctaatccactcgactacggccactcacCCCTATTCTTATCATTCCTCTCCCTCATCTTCCTATTGTCCTCAGTGATTGTTGACCTTTATGGCTCCGCCCCCTTTCTGCCgtagcgcgaagcgcggaggctctTAACTCACCTGGGGGTGAAGCGCGAAGCGCTATTAAATTAACAAATCTATATTATTTCAAagcttttaataataaaataatgtatgaAAATAAACTCACCGGCAGCTGTGAACGTAGGGGTAGGTAGACTCTGCAGGCCAGCATGCCGTTGTGTGAAGTAGACTAGTGGCGCGCCGTACGGCAGATGCGGGAAGTCAGAGGGGACCACAACGCGATCACAGTCCAGGCCCAACTCGCCACCTGCCGGGGATCCAGCGATCCGGAGACATGTACACGGCAGGCGAAGTGTGAGCATTATGACGTCACATGGAGTGGGGTTGTCTGTCGCGCCAAGGGTGAGGGTTAGGAGAGCGGTGAGCAGGCTGTGGAAGAAACAGAGaatagattaattaatttatctgtGAATACAGTTATCTAAATGTATTGGGATATACAGACTATCAAAAAGCTTACAAGGCTATACACTTGAGTCAAAACGTTTAGGGTGATAGGGACTGtgaagagaatcaataatatggCTAAGTTGAAACACATTTACACTCTGCTTCTTATCAATGAAGATTATAAAGATAAAAGATCGAGTGAGTAAATTTCGTTGATCAACGATCTGTAATTCTGTATACCTGGTATGttattatatttctatcaaTTCAAGGCCTGTgatcacaataataattataattgaaaatactaaTCATAATTGGATTGATCTAGTTTGCAGCCACAGCCTTATCAATGAACTTTCGGAGTTTGTCGGTGTCCTGAAGACCCACAAGTCGTTCCTCGACTTTGCCATTGCGTATTACAAGTAGGACAGGTACAGAGCCAACGTCATAATCAAGAGCCAAGTCTGAATGCTCGTCGATATCAACTTTGGCTAGATCTACCTTTCCATTCGTTTCAGCAATCACACTCTCCAAACGAGGGGCAAGTGCTTTACAAGGATTACACCACGTGCAAAAAATCCACGACCCACGGGCTTCTTGCTGTTTTTTACTCTCTGGTTAAAGTCATCAGCGTCTTGAACCTGAAATGAATGTATGGTTGAAATACATCTTTAAAAATTAGATACTTTGGATCTGCTTgtaactttttttaaaatattgacgCCGGAAACCACCCTTGCAGCTTGCATTATGTGCATTTTGACAAAACTTTTGCCGATTAGATTACACAATTTCTATGTAAAGTTAGCAGACGAGATACAACTTGTTTACCTAAATCAGTATAGACCAACCAAGaatatgtgttgaaaatttgaagttgattgatcaaTGCAATAGAAAGTAATCGTGAAAGAAACCCATAAACGTATAACGCTCGTTGAACTAAATCTTGACTTGTAGTCTAGAGTTGAATttggacagttttgggcttcaacctgtggtact
It encodes:
- the LOC111050665 gene encoding LOW QUALITY PROTEIN: thioredoxin Y1, chloroplastic-like (The sequence of the model RefSeq protein was modified relative to this genomic sequence to represent the inferred CDS: inserted 1 base in 1 codon) yields the protein MANPFQQGIGRTEGRTDRGSIHKGSKNPVVGCISTIHSFQVQDADDFNQRVKNSKKPVGRGFFXTWCNPCKALAPRLESVIAETNGKVDLAKVDIDEHSDLALDYDVGSVPVLLVIRNGKVEERLVGLQDTDKLRKFIDKAVAANYLLTALLTLTLGATDNPTPCDVIMLTLRLPCTCLRIAGSPAGGELGLDCDRVVVPSDFPHLPYGAPLVYFTQRHAGLQSLPTPTFTAEEKKKNFGEEEEEKKK